The following are encoded together in the Blautia obeum ATCC 29174 genome:
- a CDS encoding methyltransferase, producing MMTLQEFLEKQFDENLMLAVLSGQRSKEKEAPSKVRIRQIELKGSVCYQASSTVGSKVLHSNYSREEVIAYVEQSLQEGGFSQLQVQGRCKDGSVLVSKKGKITVKVKEHQAKEPVQILAHNRVKQYILKEGTPVPFLMDLRVMNKEGKIHRPAYDKFKQINRFLEFIEDILPALSREREVTILDFGCGKSYLTFAMYYYLKELKGYDVNIIGLDLKEDVIRKCNGLAEKYGYEKLHFLCGDIAEYEGVQKVDMVVTLHACDKATDYALAKAVEWDAQVILSVPCCQHELNDQIQNKMLSPVLKYGLLKERMSALLTDGIRAELLESKGYSTQILEFIDVEHTPKNLLIRAVKTGRPRSGEALKEMTDAIHGHLTLEKLLYPDGFGAKEGV from the coding sequence ATGATGACATTACAGGAATTTTTGGAAAAACAATTTGATGAAAACCTGATGCTTGCAGTCTTAAGCGGCCAGCGGAGCAAGGAAAAAGAGGCTCCTTCCAAGGTGCGGATCCGCCAGATAGAACTGAAAGGCAGCGTCTGTTATCAGGCATCCTCCACGGTGGGAAGCAAGGTACTTCACTCCAATTACAGCAGAGAAGAAGTAATCGCATATGTGGAACAGAGTCTTCAGGAGGGTGGCTTTTCCCAGCTGCAGGTGCAGGGAAGATGCAAAGATGGCAGTGTTCTTGTCAGCAAAAAGGGTAAAATAACTGTCAAAGTGAAAGAGCATCAGGCGAAAGAGCCTGTTCAGATTCTGGCACACAATCGTGTGAAACAGTATATATTGAAGGAAGGAACTCCGGTTCCATTCTTGATGGATCTGAGAGTTATGAATAAAGAAGGAAAGATCCATCGTCCGGCTTATGACAAGTTCAAACAGATCAACCGTTTCCTGGAGTTTATTGAGGATATTCTTCCGGCATTGTCCAGGGAGCGGGAGGTCACGATCCTGGATTTTGGATGTGGCAAATCATACCTGACATTTGCCATGTATTATTATCTGAAGGAACTCAAAGGATATGACGTTAATATCATTGGGTTGGACCTGAAGGAAGATGTGATCCGGAAATGCAATGGACTGGCAGAAAAATACGGATATGAGAAACTGCATTTTCTGTGTGGTGATATTGCGGAATATGAAGGTGTGCAGAAAGTAGATATGGTGGTAACGCTCCATGCATGTGACAAAGCAACCGATTATGCACTTGCCAAAGCGGTTGAGTGGGATGCGCAGGTGATTCTGTCTGTTCCATGCTGTCAGCATGAACTGAATGACCAGATTCAGAATAAAATGCTTTCTCCGGTGCTGAAATATGGACTTCTGAAAGAAAGAATGTCTGCACTTCTTACAGACGGAATCCGTGCAGAACTTCTGGAATCGAAGGGATACAGTACACAGATTCTGGAATTTATTGATGTGGAACATACACCGAAGAATCTCCTGATCCGGGCAGTAAAGACAGGCAGACCCCGTTCGGGTGAAGCTCTGAAAGAGATGACGGATGCCATTCATGGACATCTGACTCTGGAAAAACTTCTCTATCCGGATGGATTTGGTGCGAAGGAGGGAGTATGA
- a CDS encoding ATP-binding protein: MKIKQIEIKDFGSIYRQTIAFSPDMNVLYTEKERTRREIQAFIESMLFGRTDVPYAGVLWFESGGRNYRLTRDLHREEPYSELLCEESGELLDADHISEEKMALGISEAVYENAICISPLKGNTGAEIVREVQKQMTGFQTTGDCSVDLGKTSQRIKMTRKGYQVQVERRKRADQLAKEKISAQIKSIRREIRDTEDQKNQLGEQEDALRMNEESNGYHLLDERIGALETRNQAQIAGMCVTAFLALAGALLLALEAGSTIPAVLVGISGILAFIAELNFEMRTVRELEKRKRMKSRWITRQNKLEGGRSSLDEELREKNMELSNLTEELREMEEYAYLPLMEEVEIDALNLAMDTIDKLSEQMYCQTGNRLVRTMSETLSGITGGICHELMVDDEFHISVDTGKEVLPIENLRLIMVEQIYLAMRLAAGELLCGAEKLPVIFDEMFCAFDPERLKAAVLWLTESSGRQVIISTSKKQELDVLQKTGISVNEISL, from the coding sequence ATGAAGATCAAGCAAATTGAAATTAAAGATTTTGGAAGTATTTACAGGCAGACGATTGCTTTTTCTCCGGACATGAATGTACTGTACACGGAGAAAGAACGAACAAGAAGAGAAATCCAGGCTTTTATAGAGAGTATGCTGTTTGGAAGGACGGATGTTCCTTATGCAGGGGTACTCTGGTTTGAGAGTGGCGGGCGCAACTACCGGCTGACACGAGATCTTCACAGAGAAGAACCTTACAGTGAACTTCTCTGTGAAGAGAGTGGAGAGCTTCTTGATGCGGACCATATCAGTGAGGAAAAAATGGCACTGGGTATCAGTGAAGCTGTATATGAGAATGCAATCTGTATTTCTCCATTGAAAGGTAATACCGGGGCAGAAATCGTACGTGAAGTGCAGAAGCAGATGACCGGCTTTCAGACAACGGGAGACTGCTCTGTGGATCTGGGTAAAACCTCCCAGAGGATCAAGATGACAAGAAAAGGTTACCAGGTGCAGGTGGAACGCCGCAAAAGGGCAGACCAGCTGGCAAAAGAAAAAATTTCCGCACAGATTAAAAGTATACGCAGAGAGATCCGTGATACTGAGGATCAGAAGAATCAGCTTGGAGAACAGGAAGATGCTCTTCGTATGAATGAAGAAAGTAACGGATATCATCTTCTTGACGAACGAATCGGGGCACTGGAAACAAGAAATCAGGCACAGATCGCGGGAATGTGTGTGACTGCATTTCTGGCGCTGGCAGGGGCGTTGCTTCTGGCGCTGGAGGCAGGAAGTACGATTCCGGCGGTACTGGTAGGAATTTCCGGTATTTTGGCGTTTATTGCAGAACTGAATTTTGAAATGCGTACAGTACGTGAACTGGAAAAACGTAAAAGAATGAAGTCCAGATGGATTACAAGACAGAATAAGCTGGAAGGCGGCCGCAGCAGTCTGGATGAAGAATTACGTGAAAAAAATATGGAACTTTCCAATCTGACAGAAGAACTTCGTGAAATGGAAGAGTATGCGTATCTGCCTCTGATGGAAGAAGTCGAGATTGATGCGCTGAATCTGGCAATGGATACGATCGATAAACTGTCGGAACAGATGTATTGTCAGACAGGAAACAGACTGGTGAGGACGATGTCGGAGACTCTCAGCGGAATTACCGGTGGTATCTGTCATGAACTGATGGTTGACGATGAATTTCATATCAGCGTTGATACAGGGAAAGAAGTACTGCCGATTGAAAATCTGCGTCTGATCATGGTTGAACAGATCTATCTTGCGATGAGACTGGCCGCAGGAGAACTCCTGTGTGGCGCAGAAAAGCTTCCGGTCATCTTTGATGAAATGTTCTGTGCTTTCGATCCGGAAAGGCTGAAAGCAGCTGTTTTATGGCTTACAGAGTCTTCCGGTCGTCAAGTGATCATAAGTACAAGCAAAAAACAGGAATTGGATGTGTTGCAGAAAACAGGAATTTCTGTCAATGAGATTTCTTTATGA
- the galT gene encoding UDP-glucose--hexose-1-phosphate uridylyltransferase yields the protein MLSKSITKLVQYGMETGLVPECEKNYTINLLLDVFHEDEYVEPEESFSDVDLEETLNELLDEAVKRGLIEDSVVYRDLFDTRLMNCLMPRPAQIQKEFWDKYQNSPQEATDYFYKLSQDSNYIRRYRVKKDQKWKVDSPYGEIDITINLSKPEKDPKAIAAAKNAKASSYPKCLLCPENEGYAGRVNHPARQNHRIIPITINDTPWGFQYSPYVYYNEHCIVFNSKHTPMKIDRNTFIKLFDFVKLFPHYFLGSNADLPIVGGSILSHDHFQGGHYTFAMAKAPIEKHVTIPGFEDVEAGIVKWPLSVLRIRHKDSARLVDLATHVLEVWRGYTDEAAFVFAETDGEPHNTITPIARKAGDMFELDLTLRNNITTEENPLGVYHPHAEYHHIKKENIGLIEVMGLAVLPARLKEELELLEEYILDGKDIASNEKIEKHAAWAAEFLPKYKDINKENVHEILQKEVGIVFTHVLEDAGVYKCTPEGREAFMRFIESL from the coding sequence ATGTTAAGCAAAAGCATCACGAAACTTGTACAGTATGGAATGGAAACAGGGCTGGTACCGGAGTGTGAAAAAAATTACACCATCAATCTTCTTCTGGATGTATTTCATGAAGACGAATATGTAGAACCGGAAGAGAGCTTTTCTGATGTAGATCTGGAAGAAACTTTAAATGAACTTCTGGATGAAGCCGTAAAGAGAGGTCTGATCGAAGATAGTGTTGTGTATCGTGATCTTTTTGATACAAGACTGATGAATTGTCTGATGCCGCGTCCGGCGCAGATTCAGAAAGAATTCTGGGATAAGTATCAGAACAGTCCGCAGGAAGCTACCGATTACTTCTATAAATTAAGCCAGGACAGCAACTATATTCGCCGCTATCGTGTAAAGAAAGATCAGAAATGGAAAGTAGACAGCCCGTATGGCGAAATTGATATTACCATTAATCTTTCCAAACCGGAAAAAGATCCAAAAGCGATCGCAGCAGCAAAAAATGCGAAAGCAAGCAGCTATCCAAAATGTCTCCTTTGTCCGGAGAATGAAGGATATGCAGGTCGTGTCAATCATCCGGCAAGACAGAATCACAGAATCATTCCGATCACGATCAACGATACACCATGGGGCTTCCAGTATTCTCCATATGTATATTACAATGAGCATTGCATCGTGTTCAACAGCAAGCATACTCCGATGAAGATTGATAGAAACACCTTTATCAAACTGTTTGATTTCGTAAAACTGTTTCCTCATTATTTCCTGGGATCCAATGCAGATCTTCCGATCGTTGGTGGTTCTATCTTAAGTCATGATCATTTCCAGGGCGGACATTATACATTTGCAATGGCAAAAGCTCCGATTGAGAAGCATGTGACGATTCCGGGATTTGAAGATGTGGAAGCCGGCATTGTCAAATGGCCGCTTTCCGTACTTCGTATCCGCCACAAAGATTCTGCGCGTCTGGTCGATCTGGCAACTCATGTACTGGAAGTATGGAGAGGATATACCGATGAAGCTGCATTTGTTTTTGCAGAGACAGACGGAGAACCGCACAACACGATCACACCGATCGCACGTAAAGCAGGCGATATGTTTGAACTGGATCTGACTCTGAGAAACAACATCACAACAGAGGAAAATCCGCTTGGTGTATATCATCCGCATGCAGAGTATCATCACATTAAGAAAGAAAATATCGGTCTGATCGAAGTTATGGGGCTGGCAGTTCTTCCGGCAAGACTGAAAGAAGAACTGGAACTTCTGGAAGAATACATTCTGGATGGAAAAGATATCGCATCCAACGAAAAGATTGAGAAACATGCCGCATGGGCAGCTGAATTTCTTCCGAAATACAAGGATATCAACAAAGAGAATGTTCATGAAATCCTTCAGAAAGAAGTTGGTATTGTATTTACACATGTTCTGGAAGATGCCGGTGTTTACAAATGCACACCGGAAGGCAGAGAAGCATTTATGAGATTCATCGAATCATTATAA
- a CDS encoding metallophosphoesterase family protein translates to MIRFIHLSDVHLGAVPDRGCPWSHEREEEIWETFRRVIVGIRKNPVDLLFIAGDLFHRQPLLRELREVDDLFASIPDTRVFLMAGDHDYIKEDSFYRNFVWSRNVTFFDREQQSCVEIADKQIFVYGLSYEHPEIRTPLYDEWKPQNKPGFHVLLAHGGEVGYCPMDFTRLAAAGFDYIALGHSHKPHTVCRDKIVYAGALEPQNRNDVGKHGYIEGEFDGETVKLKLRPFALRSYQNLVLAVDQNTTQYALEDMLRKEVMKRGGRNIYRLIIKGKLSPDNVLLPERLHGLGNIVEIMDESRPAYQLESLYRQYRGTLIGDYIKTFLKRDLTVVEKKALYYGLQALLTTKVLTSDRKRI, encoded by the coding sequence ATGATTAGATTTATTCATCTTTCAGATGTACATCTGGGGGCAGTCCCTGACCGGGGCTGTCCGTGGAGTCATGAGAGGGAAGAAGAAATCTGGGAAACATTCCGCCGGGTCATTGTGGGTATCCGCAAGAATCCGGTGGATTTGTTGTTTATAGCCGGTGACCTTTTTCATCGTCAGCCTCTTCTCAGGGAACTGAGAGAAGTTGACGATTTGTTTGCGTCTATACCGGATACCAGAGTTTTTCTGATGGCAGGAGATCATGACTACATAAAAGAAGATTCGTTTTACAGAAATTTTGTCTGGTCACGGAATGTAACCTTTTTTGACAGGGAACAGCAGTCCTGTGTGGAGATCGCGGACAAACAGATTTTTGTATATGGGCTGAGTTATGAGCATCCGGAGATCCGTACACCATTATATGATGAATGGAAACCTCAAAATAAGCCTGGCTTTCATGTGCTGCTCGCACATGGTGGTGAAGTCGGATATTGTCCGATGGATTTTACAAGACTGGCAGCAGCAGGATTTGATTATATAGCGCTTGGGCATTCTCATAAACCACATACAGTATGTCGCGATAAGATTGTCTATGCAGGTGCACTGGAACCACAGAATCGAAATGACGTCGGAAAGCATGGATATATAGAAGGGGAATTTGACGGGGAAACCGTTAAGCTGAAATTACGCCCCTTTGCACTTCGTTCTTATCAGAACCTGGTTCTTGCGGTAGATCAGAATACCACACAGTATGCATTGGAAGATATGCTTCGGAAGGAAGTTATGAAGCGGGGCGGAAGAAATATATATCGTCTGATCATTAAGGGAAAACTTTCTCCGGATAATGTCCTCCTGCCGGAACGCCTTCACGGACTGGGAAATATTGTGGAGATCATGGATGAATCAAGACCTGCGTATCAGCTGGAAAGCCTGTATCGCCAGTACAGGGGGACACTGATCGGGGACTATATCAAAACTTTTTTAAAGAGAGATCTGACAGTAGTGGAGAAAAAAGCACTCTACTATGGACTTCAGGCACTTTTGACTACAAAAGTCCTGACCAGTGACAGGAAAAGAATATGA
- a CDS encoding beta-propeller domain-containing protein, producing MKQKYVLTAVAVVAVGAVALGTVPMWEGTNSVKQEETRTSIIEDPVNTETEGTGTPTPLPTTAPVTGISHTDSYEDLYARVKEWQNNSSYSNVQPRIMTVEESADAAGTDSAASNSSMAATMPEEPIDQEYGFDPSSEGKDYSTTTTQEELIDEADIVKTDGSCIYAMDSKGTLRIADAASMKLLCEINGENSSDYKEMYVDGNCLQLICQQEDYITYKGSIDLPSANAGGEKNTDGVRTSYSMPVTTVTVETYDISDREKPKKTGVYHQDGSYLSSRRTDGRMYLFTSYTPEVGDSADQLQYYVPRCGEEYIAYDHIYLPTPEKDFSYNGRIYLVAGAVAQENPDQATDVMAVVSSANIFYVSENNIYSATEIWNDRETRTEIVRIGYRDGKFTDGAAGSVVGELHNNFSMNEADDCLRIVTTVEGWDKDYSNFSRSNGLYVLNEKLKTIGKIEDLAEGEQIKAARFMGDTGYFVTYRNTDPLFAADLSDPKNPRIMSELNITGFSEYLHFYGENQLLGIGWETDPDTGNVTGMKCSMFDISDPSDVRETDRFILKDVSFCDALYNYHAILAAPKKSLFGFAYGNYGDNTDVYDSSENYYYALLSYHDQNGFEPQMYLNINDSELFAGSMSYQDYCRVRGVYIGDMFYLVTEKGIVSYNIQKDYEQTGTLKWEA from the coding sequence ATGAAGCAAAAATATGTACTTACAGCAGTGGCGGTTGTGGCTGTCGGAGCGGTGGCATTGGGTACGGTCCCGATGTGGGAAGGGACGAATTCTGTGAAACAGGAGGAGACCAGAACGAGTATTATTGAGGATCCGGTAAATACAGAAACAGAAGGAACCGGTACGCCAACGCCTCTTCCGACGACGGCCCCGGTTACTGGAATTTCTCATACGGACAGTTATGAAGATCTTTATGCCCGGGTAAAAGAATGGCAGAATAATTCTTCATACAGTAATGTTCAGCCCCGCATCATGACTGTTGAAGAGTCAGCAGATGCGGCAGGGACAGACTCGGCTGCTTCAAATTCCAGTATGGCGGCAACTATGCCGGAAGAACCGATTGACCAGGAATATGGCTTTGATCCATCATCAGAAGGTAAAGATTATTCTACGACCACCACACAGGAAGAACTGATTGATGAGGCAGATATCGTAAAAACAGATGGCAGCTGTATTTATGCCATGGACAGTAAAGGAACATTGCGTATTGCAGATGCAGCGTCCATGAAATTACTCTGTGAGATTAATGGAGAGAACAGCTCCGATTATAAGGAAATGTATGTGGATGGTAATTGCCTGCAGCTGATCTGTCAGCAGGAAGATTATATAACCTATAAAGGCAGTATAGATCTTCCGTCAGCAAATGCAGGTGGAGAAAAGAATACAGATGGAGTCCGAACCAGTTATAGTATGCCGGTAACTACTGTGACAGTAGAAACCTATGATATCTCAGACAGGGAAAAACCCAAAAAGACAGGCGTTTATCATCAGGATGGAAGTTATCTTTCCTCTCGAAGAACTGATGGAAGAATGTATCTTTTTACATCATATACTCCGGAAGTCGGAGACAGCGCAGATCAGTTACAGTACTATGTGCCAAGGTGCGGAGAAGAGTATATTGCCTATGACCATATTTACCTTCCGACACCGGAAAAAGATTTTTCTTATAATGGCAGGATATATCTGGTAGCAGGGGCTGTCGCACAGGAGAATCCGGATCAGGCAACAGATGTTATGGCCGTTGTCAGCAGCGCAAATATTTTTTATGTCAGTGAAAATAATATCTATTCAGCAACAGAAATCTGGAATGACCGGGAAACTCGTACGGAAATTGTACGAATCGGCTACAGAGACGGGAAATTTACCGACGGGGCAGCAGGTTCTGTAGTGGGGGAACTTCACAACAATTTTTCCATGAACGAGGCAGATGACTGTCTTCGCATTGTAACCACTGTTGAAGGCTGGGATAAAGATTATAGTAATTTTTCCAGAAGTAATGGATTATATGTGCTGAATGAGAAACTCAAAACAATTGGAAAGATTGAAGACCTGGCAGAGGGAGAGCAGATAAAGGCTGCACGGTTTATGGGAGATACAGGATATTTTGTCACATATCGAAATACGGATCCTCTTTTTGCAGCAGATCTTTCTGATCCGAAGAACCCCAGGATTATGAGCGAACTGAATATTACCGGATTTTCTGAGTATCTGCATTTCTACGGAGAAAATCAATTGCTGGGAATCGGCTGGGAAACAGATCCGGATACAGGCAATGTGACGGGGATGAAATGTTCTATGTTTGATATTTCCGATCCATCAGATGTCAGAGAAACAGACCGTTTTATATTAAAGGATGTTTCATTTTGTGACGCGCTTTATAATTACCATGCGATTCTTGCAGCTCCGAAGAAAAGTCTGTTCGGGTTTGCTTATGGAAACTATGGAGATAACACTGATGTATATGACAGCAGTGAGAATTATTATTATGCACTGCTTTCCTATCATGATCAAAATGGATTTGAGCCGCAGATGTATCTGAATATCAATGACAGTGAACTTTTTGCAGGCTCCATGAGTTATCAGGATTATTGCAGAGTACGCGGCGTGTATATCGGAGATATGTTTTATCTGGTAACAGAGAAGGGAATTGTTTCTTATAATATACAGAAGGATTATGAACAGACCGGAACCCTTAAATGGGAAGCTTAA
- the asnS gene encoding asparagine--tRNA ligase encodes MKLTTVKEIYKNREEYLNREVTVGGWVRSVRGSKAFGFIVLHDGTFFETLQVVYHDNMPNFAEISKLNVGAAIIVRGTLVPTPEAKQPFEIQADEVQVEGASAPDYPLQKKRHTLEYLRTMTHLRPRTNTFQAVFRVRSLCAYAIHKFFQERGFVYVHTPLITGSDCEGAGEMFQVTTLDMKNPPLNEDGTVDYSQDFFGKETNLTVSGQLNGETYAQAFRNIYTFGPTFRAENSNTTRHAAEFWMIEPECAFADLNDNMDLAEDMLKYVIRYVLENAPEEMNFFNSFIDKGLLDRLNHVVDSEFGHVTYTEAIELLEKNNDKFDYKVFWGCDLQTEHERYLTEEIFKKPVFVTDYPKEIKAFYMKQNEDGKTVAAMDCLVPGIGEIIGGSQREDDYDKLKARMDELGLKAEDYQFYMDLRKYGSTRHSGFGLGFERCVMYLTGMGNIRDVIPFPRTVNNCDL; translated from the coding sequence ATGAAGCTCACAACTGTAAAAGAAATTTATAAAAACAGAGAAGAATACCTGAATAGGGAAGTAACTGTAGGAGGATGGGTACGAAGCGTACGTGGTTCCAAGGCATTTGGTTTTATCGTACTTCATGATGGTACTTTTTTTGAGACACTGCAGGTTGTATATCACGACAATATGCCGAATTTTGCCGAGATCAGCAAGCTGAATGTAGGCGCTGCTATTATCGTCAGGGGAACTCTGGTTCCGACACCGGAAGCAAAACAGCCGTTTGAAATTCAGGCTGATGAAGTACAGGTAGAAGGCGCATCTGCACCGGATTATCCGCTTCAGAAGAAACGTCATACTCTGGAATACCTGAGAACCATGACACATTTGAGACCGAGAACAAACACTTTCCAGGCGGTATTTCGTGTACGTTCCCTTTGTGCATACGCGATCCACAAATTCTTCCAGGAAAGAGGTTTCGTATATGTACACACACCGCTGATCACAGGAAGTGACTGCGAGGGTGCGGGAGAGATGTTCCAGGTTACTACACTGGATATGAAGAATCCTCCGCTGAATGAAGACGGTACTGTAGATTACAGTCAGGATTTCTTCGGCAAAGAGACTAATCTTACAGTAAGTGGTCAGCTGAACGGTGAGACTTATGCACAGGCATTCCGTAATATTTATACATTCGGACCGACTTTCCGTGCAGAGAACTCCAATACAACACGTCATGCTGCTGAGTTCTGGATGATCGAGCCGGAATGTGCATTTGCCGATCTGAATGACAATATGGATCTTGCAGAGGACATGCTGAAATACGTGATCCGTTATGTGCTGGAGAATGCTCCGGAGGAGATGAACTTCTTCAATTCCTTTATCGACAAAGGACTTCTGGATCGCCTGAACCATGTAGTGGATTCTGAGTTTGGTCATGTGACTTATACAGAAGCAATTGAACTTCTGGAGAAAAACAATGACAAATTCGATTACAAAGTATTCTGGGGATGCGACCTTCAGACAGAGCATGAGCGTTATCTGACAGAAGAAATCTTCAAGAAACCTGTATTTGTGACAGATTATCCGAAGGAGATCAAGGCATTCTACATGAAACAGAACGAGGATGGCAAGACAGTTGCTGCCATGGACTGTCTGGTACCTGGAATCGGTGAAATCATTGGTGGAAGCCAGAGAGAGGATGATTACGATAAGCTGAAAGCACGTATGGATGAGCTGGGACTGAAAGCAGAAGACTATCAGTTCTATATGGATCTCCGTAAATATGGTTCCACACGTCATTCAGGATTTGGACTGGGATTTGAACGCTGCGTAATGTATCTGACAGGTATGGGCAATATCCGTGACGTAATTCCATTCCCAAGAACAGTTAACAACTGCGATTTATAA